The following coding sequences are from one Salvia hispanica cultivar TCC Black 2014 chromosome 3, UniMelb_Shisp_WGS_1.0, whole genome shotgun sequence window:
- the LOC125213797 gene encoding LOW QUALITY PROTEIN: probable metal-nicotianamine transporter YSL7 (The sequence of the model RefSeq protein was modified relative to this genomic sequence to represent the inferred CDS: inserted 1 base in 1 codon), with translation MMSEKAENMVREEGEGFEEDGETEEAALERAFDEIEVPPWQKQITIRAMVTSLILSAVFNVIVCKLNLSTGVIPSLNVAAGLLGFAAVKAWTVMIQKCGLLKQPFTRQENTVIQTCVVASSGIAFSSGTASYLLGMSPLTASQADSGNTPINVKTLSLGWITGFLFLVSFVGLFSIVPLRRLMILKYKLTYPSGTATAYLINSFHTPKGAKLAKKQVWVLFKSFVGSFTWAFFQWFFTAADNCGFSSFPTFGLKAFSQRFYFDFSATYVGVGMICPYMVNVSLLIGAIISWGLMWPAIESKKGIWFRADLPGSSLHGIQGYRVFLAIATILGDGLFQVVYMVTLTVKSFVQQSLHKNDNINLDEGDVVEDYNEKKRTAYFLKDQIPNTTAIGGYIVLALISTFVVPQIFHQIKWYQILVAYIIAPVLAFCNAYGCGLSDWSLASNYGKIAILVFSSWVGLEHGGVLAGLASCGVMMSIVSTASDLMQDFKTGYLTLPLPRSMFVSQVIGTAMGCVLSPLVFWFFYKAYSVGDPNGAYPAPYALLYRGIALLGVEGFWALPHNCLMLAIVCFLVSVAINVLTVVLKRYETKYRIYRFIPSPMCMAIPFYLGGYFAIDMCIGSVLLFXWQLKNKKQADELSPAVASGLICGDSLWGVPAAILALAGVSPPICMKFLSASANKRVDAMLGA, from the exons ATGATGAGTGAAAAGGCAGAGAACATGGTGAGAGAAGAGGGAGAGGGCTTTGAGGAGGACGGCGAGACTGAGGAGGCGGCGTTGGAGAGGGCTTTCGACGAAATAGAGGTGCCGCCGTGGCAGAAGCAGATCACGATTAGGGCGATGGTTACCAGTTTGATTTTGAGCGCCGTCTTCAATGTCATAGTCTGCAAGCTGAATCTGTCCACCGGTGTGATTCCGTCGCTCAACGTGGCGGCGGGGCTTCTAGGTTTCGCCGCCGTCAAGGCGTGGACGGTTATGATCCAAAAGTGTGGCCTCCTCAAGCAGCCTTTCACCAGGCAGGAGAATACTGTTATACAGACTTGCGTTGTCGCCTCTTCCGGCATTGCTTTTAGCA GTGGGACAGCAAGTTATCTACTGGGTATGAGTCCATTAACAGCATCGCAAGCTGATTCAGGGAATACTCCGATCAACGTGAAGACACTCTCTCTTGGATGGATTACTGGGTTCCTTTTTCTTGTCAGCTTCGTAGGCCTTTTCTCGATTGTGCCCCTAAGAAGG CTGATGATCTTGAAGTATAAATTGACATATCCAAGTGGGACTGCCACAGCCTACCTTATCAACAGTTTCCACACTCCCAAAGGAGCAAAGCTAGCTAA GAAGCAAGTGTGGGTGCTTTTCAAATCTTTTGTTGGTAGCTTTACATGGGCTTTCTTCCAGTGGTTCTTCACTGCTGCTGATAACTGTGGTTTTAGTAGCTTCCCCACTTTCGGCCTTAAAGCCTTTAGCCAAAG GTTCTACTTTGATTTTTCGGCTACATATGTGGGAGTTGGAATGATATGCCCTTACATGGTTAATGTTTCATTATTGATTGGAGCAATCATCTCTTGGGGCCTTATGTGGCCGGCGATTGAGTCCAAGAAAGGCATCTGGTTCCGCGCAGACTTGCCTGGGAGCAGCCTTCATGGAATCCAAGGATACAGAGTGTTTCTTGCCATTGCAACCATACTTGGCGACGGCCTATTCCAAGTGGTATACATGGTTACACTCACAGTCAAGAGCTTCGTACAACAGAGCTTGCACAAGAATGACAACATTAATCTTGATGAGGGAGATGTAGTGGAAGACTACAACGAGAAAAAGAGAACCGCATACTTCTTGAAGGATCAAATTCCCAACACAACAGCCATAGGTGGATACATTGTTCTGGCTCTCATCTCAACATTTGTAGTGCCGCAGATCTTCCATCAGATCAAGTGGTACCAAATTCTAGTAGCCTACATAATAGCTCCGGTTCTCGCCTTCTGCAATGCCTATGGCTGTGGCCTCTCTGATTGGTCCCTGGCCTCCAACTATGGCAAGATAGCCATCCTGGTGTTTAGCTCATGGGTGGGGCTAGAGCATGGCGGGGTTCTTGCAGGGCTTGCCTCATGTGGTGTGATGATGAGCATTGTGTCGACAGCCTCTGATCTGATGCAGGATTTCAAGACAGGGTACCTCACCCTACCCCTCCCTCGCTCAATGTTCGTCAGCCAAGTCATTGGCACTGCAATGGGGTGTGTCCTATCTCCTCTGGTGTTCTGGTTCTTCTATAAGGCCTACAGCGTAGGTGACCCCAACGGTGCGTACCCAGCCCCCTACGCCTTGTTGTACCGTGGCATTGCACTCTTGGGAGTGGAGGGCTTCTGGGCACTTCCCCACAACTGCTTGATGCTTGCAATCGTGTGCTTCCTGGTGTCTGTGGCCATCAATGTGCTCACTGTGGTGTTGAAAAGGTATGAGACCAAGTACAGGATCTACAGGTTTATCCCTAGCCCCATGTGCATGGCTATTCCATTCTATCTTGGGGGCTACTTCGCCATTGACATGTGCATTGGGAGTGTCCTTTTGT GGTGGcaattgaagaacaagaagCAGGCGGATGAGCTGTCGCCTGCTGTCGCATCGGGGCTCATCTGTGGTGACTCTCTGTGGGGAGTTCCAGCGGCGATATTGGCTCTGGCCGGAGTGAGTCCTCCAATCTGCATGAAGTTTTTGTCTGCCTCGGCGAACAAGCGTGTTGATGCTATGCTTGGCGCCTAA